One Solea senegalensis isolate Sse05_10M linkage group LG21, IFAPA_SoseM_1, whole genome shotgun sequence DNA segment encodes these proteins:
- the LOC122758005 gene encoding probable G-protein coupled receptor 21, which yields MMNSSLDPLNLSYTEPSNASAPFCLLEIGYSQIFTTCLLEVSIILLLTVLIIFGNLVVIFVFHCAPLLSQHTTSAFIQTMAYADLLVGVSCLFPSLSLLHHLQGLDPRLTCQVFGYMVSVLKSVSMVSLACVSVDRYIAITRPLSYASLVTPCRVRCCILLIWLYSALIFLPSFLGWGKPGYHGDVVEWCAVQWRTSPAFTTFIVALLYAPAALTVCFTYANIFKICRQHTREISERHARYRPQQLQGPGLTVGSGIKDNSVAEQEQLPHSAQSQKLENHQPQYQSSSSAYPDKRYAMVLFRITSVFYILWLPYILYFLLESGGIYHHPAASFLTTWLAISNSFCNCLIYSLSNSAFRKGLKRLCSFCLQSSGSGFVVENTKKTFVGSVEKGCAGPGYGYGYKDIGIGTTCHV from the coding sequence ATGATGAATTCATCCCTGGATCCACTGAACCTGAGCTATACTGAACCCTCAAATGCGTCTGCTCCCTTTTGCCTACTTGAGATAGGCTACTCCCAAATTTTCACAACCTGCCTCCTTGAAGTCTCTATTATACTTCTCCTCACTGTTCTCATTATTTTTGGTAACCTGGtggttatttttgtgtttcactgtgcCCCCTTGCTTAGCCAGCACACCACCAGTGCTTTCATTCAGACTATGGCCTATGCTGACTTGCTGGTGGGGGTCAGCTGCCTCTTCCCATCCCTGTCCCTCCTCCATCACTTGCAGGGCCTGGATCCAAGACTAACTTGCCAGGTGTTCGGGTACATGGTGTCTGTTTTGAAGTCCGTTTCAATGGTGTCGTTGGCATGTGTAAGCGTTGATCGCTACATTGCCATCACTCGACCTCTGTCTTATGCGTCCCTAGTAACTCCTTGTCGAGTCCGCTGCTGCATCCTCCTTATATGGTTGTATTCTGCTCTCATATTTCTCCCCTCTTTCCTTGGGTGGGGTAAACCTGGTTATCATGGCGACGTGGTGGAGTGGTGTGCAGTTCAGTGGAGGACTAGTCCGGCATTTACGACCTTTATTGTTGCACTGCTCTATGCCCCAGCTGCACTTACTGTCTGCTTTACCTATGCCAATATCTTCAAGATCTGCCGACAACACACACGGGAGATTAGCGAGCGCCACGCTCGTTACCGACCCCAACAGCTACAGGGCCCAGGATTGACGGTAGGATCTGGGATCAAGGACAACAGCGTGGCAGAGCAAGAGCAGTTGCCCCACTCGGcacaatcacagaaacttgAAAACCACCAACCACAATATCAGTCTTCCTCATCAGCATACCCAGACAAGCGATATGCTATGGTACTGTTCCGCATTACCAGTGTGTTTTATATCCTTTGGTTGCCTTACattctttattttctgctgGAGAGTGGAGGGATCTATCACCACCCTGCTGCATCGTTCCTCACCACATGGCTGGCCATCAGCAACAGCTTCTGTAACTGTCTCATCTACAGTCTCTCCAATTCTGCATTCAGGAAAGGCCTGAAGCGCCTCTGCTCCTTCTGTTTACAGAGCAGTGGCAGTGGCTTTGTGGTTGAGAACACCAAAAAGACTTTTGTTGGCTCTGTAGAAAAGGGTTGTGCTGGGCCAGGATATGGATATGGCTATAAGGATATTGGAATTGGCACAACATGTCATGTGTGA